The following is a genomic window from Rubrobacter aplysinae.
AGGCCCGGAACAGGGCGTCGTGCATCGCCGGGAAGCCTCCCTCCGCGCGGGCGTACTCGGCGGCTTCGAGCGCCCGGCGGCTCCGGGGCTGGACTGGAGGCAGATTTAGCGTCATGCCCAGGGCGCTCGCTATGGGGTAGACGGCAGAGTCCCACACGCGATGCAGATACTCGGCGTCGGGGTCCAGGGTTGGTACCGGGTACGGCCTTAGCTCATAGGCGCGGCGGTCTATCTCGACGCTCTCGCCGTAGGCCTCGTCTATGCGAGCGAGATCCGGCTCCTCCAGGTAGCAGAAGGGGCACACGTAGTCGCTGAACACGGTCAGGCGGACCTTTGTCTGCGCCTCCGAGAGACCGCAGGGATTAGAGGCTCCATCGTTGCCGGAGTTGCCGGGGGCACCAGCCCCACCTGGCTCGTTCGATCGCACGGCCGTGAACTCCTCTCTTTATCTCTCTATGACGGGCTTCCGGGACCACCAACCGTGACGGCCCCGGAGTGTTGTAGCCCGGTAGTAACAGGATGTATGGCGTCCCAATGACGCCTTTACAACCTTTACGGTGCTCTACGGGGTCTTCAGGTCGAGCTCGCTCGTGATCTCGATGCTGTCCTTTATGGAGCGGGCCACGGGACAGCTATCGGCATAGACGGACAGCACACGCTCTATGGCCTCCCGGTGCTCCTCGGCGGCGGTGAGGGTGTAGGTGGTCTTGATGCGTTTGATCACGAGCACCTTACCCTCTAGCTCTATCTCGCCGACCGACTCGGCGGTGAGCCCGGCGTTCTCCAGCGGCACTTGACGCGCTCCCAGCGCGCCGGCAAAGGTGCCGAGCAGTCAGCCACCCGCGGCGGCGACCACGTAGTCCAGCGTCGTGGCGTGGGGCTCCTCCTCGCCGGGCTCTACCCCGTAATGCTCGGCAACCTCGCTGTGGACGCCGAACAGAACCGGCGAGTCCTCGGCGGGGATACGGGCCTGGCGGATCTTGCCCTCGACCGGATCCAACTCGACCCGCGAGACGTATGCCACGTCTGACGTGCTTGCCAAAATATCTCTCCTTTCGAATGCCTCCCGGCGTAGTCTAACTCAAATGGACGGCCG
Proteins encoded in this region:
- a CDS encoding DsbA family oxidoreductase, with amino-acid sequence MRSNEPGGAGAPGNSGNDGASNPCGLSEAQTKVRLTVFSDYVCPFCYLEEPDLARIDEAYGESVEIDRRAYELRPYPVPTLDPDAEYLHRVWDSAVYPIASALGMTLNLPPVQPRSRRALEAAEYARAEGGFPAMHDALFRAFFQEGRNLDDLETLLEIGGLAGLDREALRRALDEGRYTEKVVADEELSKSLGVLSVPTVLVGRSDRPLEESEAVVGTQTGNERLENAVERVLREGA
- a CDS encoding OsmC family protein, which gives rise to MLGTFAGALGARQVPLENAGLTAESVGEIELEGKVLVIKRIKTTYTLTAAEEHREAIERVLSVYADSCPVARSIKDSIEITSELDLKTP